One segment of Segatella copri DNA contains the following:
- a CDS encoding NADP-dependent isocitrate dehydrogenase, with translation MEKIKMTTPLVEMDGDEMTRILWKMIKDELILPFVDLKSEYYDLGLPYRDQTNDQVTIDSAEAAKKYGVAVKCATITPNAQRMDEYKLHKMWKSPNGTIRSIMDGTVFRAPITIPSIHPCVKNWEKPITIARHAYGDVYKSVELRADEPGTAKLVFEGKSGKKQEIEIHSFDGAGVIQGMHNTDKSIRSFAHSCFKFAIDTKQDLWFATKDTISKTYDAQFRKIFEEVYESDYKEKFAELGIEYFYTLIDDAVARVIRSKGGFIWACKNYDGDVMSDMLSTAFGSLAMMTSVLVSPDGKYEYEAAHGTVTRHYYRYLKGEDTSTNPMATIFAWSGALRKRGELDGIKELQNFGDQLEAACFDTLNDGIATKDLVNLMEGVEAKAVNSAGFIAAIRERLEKRLA, from the coding sequence GTGATGAGATGACAAGAATTCTCTGGAAGATGATTAAGGACGAACTCATTCTTCCTTTCGTTGATTTGAAGTCTGAGTATTATGATCTCGGTCTGCCTTATCGCGACCAAACCAACGACCAGGTAACCATCGACTCTGCTGAGGCGGCTAAGAAATATGGTGTGGCTGTGAAGTGTGCTACTATCACTCCTAATGCACAACGTATGGACGAGTATAAACTCCACAAAATGTGGAAGAGCCCTAATGGAACTATCCGTAGCATCATGGACGGTACCGTATTCCGTGCTCCTATCACCATCCCGAGCATCCACCCTTGTGTAAAGAACTGGGAGAAGCCTATTACCATTGCCCGTCATGCTTACGGCGATGTATACAAGAGCGTGGAACTTCGTGCTGATGAGCCAGGTACAGCCAAACTCGTATTCGAGGGTAAGAGCGGCAAGAAGCAGGAAATTGAAATTCATTCTTTCGATGGTGCTGGCGTTATCCAGGGCATGCACAATACTGATAAGAGTATCCGCAGCTTTGCTCACAGCTGCTTCAAGTTTGCCATTGATACCAAGCAGGATCTCTGGTTTGCTACCAAGGATACTATCTCTAAGACTTATGATGCCCAGTTCCGCAAGATCTTTGAGGAAGTATATGAGAGCGACTATAAAGAGAAGTTTGCAGAACTCGGTATCGAGTATTTCTATACATTGATTGATGATGCAGTGGCTCGTGTTATCCGCAGCAAGGGCGGCTTTATCTGGGCTTGCAAGAACTATGACGGTGATGTGATGAGTGATATGCTCAGTACAGCCTTCGGTTCTCTGGCGATGATGACTTCCGTATTGGTTTCTCCTGACGGCAAGTATGAGTATGAGGCAGCTCATGGTACTGTGACCCGTCACTACTATCGCTACCTGAAGGGTGAAGATACATCTACCAACCCAATGGCTACCATCTTTGCATGGAGCGGTGCGTTGAGAAAGCGTGGCGAACTGGATGGCATCAAGGAACTTCAGAACTTTGGCGACCAGCTGGAGGCTGCATGTTTCGATACATTGAACGATGGTATCGCTACCAAGGATCTCGTAAACCTGATGGAAGGTGTTGAGGCTAAGGCTGTAAACTCTGCCGGCTTTATCGCTGCCATCCGCGAACGTCTGGAAAAGCGATTGGCATAA
- a CDS encoding response regulator, which translates to MEENMKRILVVDDEQDLCEILKFNLETEGYEVETANSAEEALEMNIASFDLLLLDVMMGGMSGFQLAKQLKGNPMTANVPIIFLTARDTENDTVTGFNIGADDYISKPFSIREVMVRVRAVLRRTAEQAGDADEPKTINYQGLQLNLDKKTVSIDGEAIPFTKTEFELLRLFLEERGKVFSRQELIDRVWPKDVMVLDRTVDVNITRMRKKIGKFAKCIVTRLGFGYYFDA; encoded by the coding sequence ATGGAAGAGAATATGAAAAGAATACTTGTTGTTGATGATGAGCAAGACTTGTGTGAGATTCTGAAATTCAATCTCGAAACAGAAGGATATGAGGTAGAGACTGCCAATTCTGCAGAAGAGGCTTTGGAGATGAACATCGCTTCGTTCGACCTGCTGCTACTGGACGTCATGATGGGAGGAATGAGCGGTTTCCAGCTGGCTAAGCAGTTGAAGGGCAATCCGATGACAGCCAATGTTCCGATTATCTTCCTTACAGCCCGAGATACGGAAAACGATACGGTGACAGGATTCAATATTGGTGCCGATGATTATATCTCGAAACCTTTCTCTATACGAGAGGTGATGGTCAGAGTGCGTGCCGTCTTGCGCCGTACCGCTGAACAGGCTGGCGATGCTGATGAACCGAAGACCATCAACTATCAGGGACTGCAGTTGAATCTGGACAAGAAGACGGTGAGCATTGATGGTGAGGCTATCCCTTTCACCAAGACCGAGTTCGAACTCCTGCGTCTTTTCCTCGAAGAGCGTGGCAAGGTGTTCTCCCGTCAGGAGCTTATCGACCGGGTATGGCCTAAGGATGTGATGGTGCTCGACCGCACGGTGGATGTCAACATCACCCGTATGAGAAAGAAGATTGGTAAGTTTGCCAAGTGCATTGTTACCCGTCTGGGGTTCGGTTATTATTTTGATGCGTAA
- a CDS encoding SusC/RagA family TonB-linked outer membrane protein — protein MWGGALAQTKVTGTVVSQEDGEPVIGASVVVAGAARTGTVTDIDGHFSLEVPAGKKLVVSYIGMQSQTLTPAAKMTIRLKADSKSLGEVVVTGMQKMDKRLFTGATTKISGDKTKLDGVADISRALEGKAAGVSVQNVSGTFGTAPKIRVRGATSIYGSSKPLWVVDGVIMEDVTEVDADDLSSGNAETLISSAIAGLNADDIESFQILKDGSAPSIYGARAMAGVIVVTTKKGKAGTNRINYTGEFTMRLKPSYRNFNIMNSQDQMGVYREMYNDGYFSFEKSYRASNSGVFGKMYHLMNTYDSKTGTFGLPNTEEAMNSYLQKAEYQNTDWFDLLFSNSISQNHSVSMSTGTDKAQYYTSFSVMNDPGWSKQSKVQRYTANVNALYNISKKLSFNAIANASYRKQRAPGTTSQSVNNVTGEVSRDFDINPYSYALNTSRTMDPNELYVRNYAPFNIFRELENNYLSLDVVDMKFQGELKYKPISKVELAVLGAYKYSTTTNAATITDQSNQAWAYRAMDDATMRDANPWLYTDPDKANSLPFSVLEKGGFYRETKYKMNSWDFRATASYNDVYNKDHIVNLFGGLEINSLDRSRSYFNGVGMQYDMGYLPAFNYNFFKQLEEENGQYYSLDNSYQREASFFGTATYSYKGRYTINGTIRYEGSNKLGKSRSARWLPTWNVSGAWNAHEESWFTKLNPVLSHLTLKASYSLTADRGPASVSNSLVVIQSYNPWRPFAGDKETGLEIYRLGNDDLTYEKKHELNLGLDMGFLNNRINVTFDWYRRNNYDLIGPKRTMGIGGEIYKYANVASMRSHGEELTISTRNIETKDFKWSTDFIFSHSKNTVTDLDSRANIMQMITGTGFTMNGYPVRSLFSIDFKGLNKKGLPIVVNQNGEETSYGGDLYFQSTTTDYLKYEGPTDPTINGSFGNTFSYKGFKLNVFITYAAGNKVRLDPAFSSSYSDMTAMPKEFINRWTQAGDEAYTDVPVIADQRMKQNDNYIGYLYNAYNYSTARVAKGDFIRMKEISLAYDFPGKWIQALRLNSVNLKLQATNLFLIYSDKKLHGQDPEFFNTGGVATPMPRQFTLTLRVGL, from the coding sequence ATGTGGGGGGGGGCATTGGCTCAAACGAAAGTAACAGGTACCGTAGTTTCTCAGGAAGATGGTGAACCTGTCATCGGTGCATCTGTCGTAGTCGCCGGAGCGGCACGTACAGGTACCGTCACCGATATTGACGGTCACTTCTCTTTGGAGGTACCTGCTGGTAAGAAACTTGTAGTTAGCTACATCGGTATGCAGAGCCAGACCTTGACTCCAGCCGCCAAGATGACTATCCGCCTGAAGGCAGATAGCAAGAGTTTGGGCGAGGTGGTTGTAACGGGTATGCAGAAGATGGATAAGCGTTTGTTTACTGGTGCTACTACAAAAATTTCTGGCGACAAGACAAAGTTGGATGGTGTCGCAGACATCAGTCGTGCCTTGGAAGGTAAAGCGGCCGGTGTGTCTGTGCAGAACGTCTCAGGTACTTTCGGTACAGCTCCAAAGATTCGTGTGCGTGGTGCTACTTCAATTTATGGTAGCTCAAAACCTCTTTGGGTGGTAGATGGTGTTATCATGGAGGACGTAACTGAGGTTGATGCTGATGATTTGTCTTCTGGTAACGCTGAGACCCTTATATCTTCAGCCATAGCAGGTCTGAATGCTGATGATATTGAAAGTTTCCAGATTTTGAAGGATGGTTCTGCTCCCTCTATTTATGGTGCACGTGCCATGGCTGGTGTCATCGTTGTTACAACCAAGAAAGGTAAAGCAGGTACAAACCGTATCAACTATACTGGTGAATTCACCATGCGTTTGAAGCCAAGCTACCGCAATTTCAATATCATGAATTCTCAGGATCAGATGGGTGTATATCGTGAGATGTACAACGATGGTTATTTCTCTTTTGAAAAGAGTTATCGTGCTTCTAACAGTGGTGTCTTTGGCAAGATGTATCACCTGATGAATACATATGATTCGAAGACGGGAACTTTTGGATTGCCTAATACTGAGGAGGCGATGAATAGCTATCTCCAGAAGGCTGAGTACCAAAATACCGACTGGTTTGACTTACTCTTCAGTAATAGTATCTCCCAGAATCATTCCGTCAGCATGTCTACTGGTACCGATAAGGCTCAGTATTATACATCTTTCAGTGTGATGAACGATCCAGGATGGTCTAAGCAGAGCAAGGTACAGCGTTATACAGCCAATGTAAATGCTCTTTACAATATTTCGAAGAAATTGTCTTTCAATGCCATAGCTAATGCTTCCTATCGTAAGCAGCGCGCTCCTGGTACTACTTCACAGTCTGTAAATAATGTGACAGGTGAGGTGTCTCGTGATTTTGATATCAACCCATATTCTTATGCGTTGAACACTTCTCGTACCATGGATCCTAATGAACTCTATGTGCGTAACTATGCTCCGTTCAATATTTTCCGTGAATTGGAAAACAACTATTTGAGTTTGGATGTGGTTGACATGAAATTCCAGGGCGAATTGAAATATAAGCCAATCTCTAAAGTAGAACTCGCAGTATTGGGCGCTTACAAGTATTCTACAACGACCAATGCCGCTACCATTACAGACCAGAGTAATCAGGCTTGGGCCTATCGTGCGATGGATGATGCTACGATGCGCGATGCAAACCCATGGCTGTATACCGATCCAGACAAGGCAAACTCTTTGCCATTCTCTGTATTGGAAAAGGGTGGTTTTTATCGTGAGACCAAATATAAGATGAATAGCTGGGACTTCCGTGCCACAGCTAGCTATAATGATGTATACAACAAAGACCATATCGTGAACTTATTCGGTGGTCTGGAAATCAATTCACTCGACCGTAGCCGTTCTTATTTTAATGGCGTTGGCATGCAGTATGATATGGGTTATCTCCCTGCTTTCAACTATAACTTCTTCAAGCAGTTGGAGGAGGAGAATGGTCAATATTATAGTTTGGATAATTCATATCAGCGTGAGGCTTCTTTCTTTGGTACTGCCACCTATTCTTATAAGGGTCGCTACACAATTAATGGTACCATTCGTTATGAGGGTTCCAATAAGTTGGGTAAGAGTCGCTCAGCTCGTTGGTTGCCTACTTGGAACGTGTCTGGAGCATGGAATGCTCATGAGGAGAGTTGGTTTACTAAGTTAAATCCTGTTCTTTCTCATCTTACATTAAAAGCATCATATTCATTGACAGCTGATCGAGGTCCTGCTTCCGTTTCTAACTCGTTGGTAGTGATACAGAGTTACAACCCTTGGCGTCCGTTTGCCGGTGACAAGGAGACTGGACTTGAGATTTATCGCTTGGGTAATGATGATTTGACCTATGAAAAGAAGCATGAGTTGAACCTCGGTTTGGATATGGGCTTTTTGAATAACCGCATTAATGTGACTTTCGATTGGTATCGCCGCAACAATTATGATTTGATTGGTCCTAAGCGTACCATGGGTATTGGTGGTGAGATCTATAAATATGCCAATGTGGCAAGTATGCGTTCACATGGTGAGGAGTTGACTATTTCCACTCGCAACATTGAGACCAAGGATTTTAAATGGAGTACCGACTTCATTTTCTCTCACTCAAAGAATACTGTAACCGACTTGGATTCACGTGCTAACATCATGCAGATGATTACAGGTACCGGTTTCACAATGAATGGCTATCCTGTTCGCTCTTTGTTCTCTATTGATTTCAAGGGATTGAACAAAAAAGGTCTGCCTATCGTTGTGAATCAGAATGGCGAGGAGACAAGCTATGGTGGCGATCTCTACTTCCAGTCAACTACAACAGATTACTTGAAGTATGAAGGTCCAACAGACCCAACCATTAACGGCAGTTTCGGAAACACCTTCTCTTATAAGGGTTTTAAACTGAATGTGTTCATTACATACGCTGCAGGAAATAAAGTACGTCTTGATCCAGCTTTCAGTTCTTCATACTCAGACATGACTGCCATGCCAAAGGAATTTATAAATCGTTGGACTCAAGCCGGTGATGAAGCTTATACGGATGTGCCAGTCATAGCAGACCAGCGCATGAAGCAGAATGACAATTATATTGGTTATCTTTATAATGCATATAACTATTCTACGGCTCGCGTAGCTAAGGGTGATTTCATTCGCATGAAGGAGATTTCTTTGGCTTATGATTTCCCAGGCAAGTGGATTCAGGCCCTTCGCTTGAACAGCGTAAATTTGAAACTTCAGGCTACTAACTTGTTCTTGATTTATTCAGACAAGAAGTTGCACGGACAGGATCCTGAGTTTTTTAACACTGGTGGTGTGGCAACCCCAATGCCACGTCAGTTTACATTGACATTAAGAGTAGGACTTTAA
- a CDS encoding sensor histidine kinase encodes MFKLNSVGRKLYFSVLAVFLVFAVSFIVFQQAREKQYKIGTLTIKLENYNELLAEDLALSPGEGIILQDSLHNKDVTVAHEKLQAFVREHESKDLRVTLVRPNGKVIYDNMSSDYDHFANHAKREEIVEALKNRIGSSVERQSKTLKHDYFYVASYFPESKLIIRTALPYNNDLAKSLQADQHFIWFAIVAVILLTIVLYRFTDRLAKNVSKLSIFAYKADHNESLEVEDLAKFPNDELGEIAERIIKMYKRIQTTRREQDVLKRQLTQNIAHELKTPVASIQGYLETILDNPHINEEMKSQFLQRCYAQSERLTSLLRDISTLNRLDDGSDMIDFEAVDITQMVSEIARETALERESHKMTFENLLPDQHIIVKGNRSLLYSVFRNLTDNAIAYAGEGRKITLSAKEQGNKWHFIFCDNGQGVPAEHLPRLFERFYRVDKGRSRKMGGTGLGLAIVKNAVLLHGGTIRVSNQLEGGLKFEFTLKK; translated from the coding sequence ATGTTTAAGTTAAATAGTGTAGGTAGAAAGTTGTACTTCAGTGTACTGGCGGTGTTCCTTGTGTTTGCCGTCAGTTTTATCGTGTTCCAGCAGGCACGTGAGAAGCAGTATAAAATAGGTACGCTTACTATCAAGCTGGAAAATTATAATGAACTGCTGGCAGAAGATCTGGCGCTCTCTCCTGGTGAAGGAATTATTCTGCAGGATAGCCTTCACAATAAGGATGTAACTGTGGCTCATGAGAAGTTGCAGGCTTTTGTACGTGAACATGAAAGCAAGGATCTTCGTGTTACGCTGGTGCGCCCGAACGGTAAGGTGATTTATGACAACATGAGTTCCGACTATGATCATTTTGCCAACCATGCCAAGCGTGAGGAAATAGTAGAGGCCTTGAAAAACAGGATAGGCTCAAGCGTGGAGCGACAGTCTAAAACCCTGAAGCATGATTATTTCTATGTGGCTTCTTATTTTCCGGAAAGCAAGCTCATCATCCGTACGGCACTACCTTATAATAATGATTTGGCAAAATCGCTGCAGGCTGACCAGCATTTCATCTGGTTTGCCATTGTAGCCGTCATTCTGCTTACCATCGTGCTCTACCGTTTTACGGACCGTCTGGCTAAGAATGTTTCCAAACTGAGCATTTTTGCTTATAAGGCAGACCATAACGAGAGTCTGGAGGTGGAAGATCTCGCCAAGTTCCCTAACGATGAGTTGGGCGAGATTGCTGAGCGCATCATCAAGATGTATAAGCGCATACAGACCACCCGACGTGAACAGGATGTACTGAAGCGTCAGCTTACCCAGAATATCGCTCACGAATTGAAGACTCCTGTAGCAAGTATTCAGGGTTATCTGGAAACGATACTCGACAATCCGCATATCAACGAAGAGATGAAGTCGCAGTTTCTGCAGCGCTGTTATGCCCAGAGCGAGCGTCTCACCTCTCTGCTCCGCGACATCTCTACCCTGAACCGGTTGGATGACGGTTCGGATATGATAGATTTCGAGGCGGTAGACATTACGCAGATGGTGAGTGAAATAGCCCGTGAGACGGCGCTGGAAAGAGAGTCGCACAAGATGACTTTCGAGAATCTTCTTCCCGACCAGCATATTATTGTGAAGGGTAATCGCAGTCTGCTCTATAGTGTGTTCCGCAATCTTACCGACAATGCCATAGCTTATGCCGGCGAAGGACGTAAGATAACGTTGAGTGCCAAGGAGCAGGGCAACAAGTGGCATTTCATCTTCTGTGATAACGGTCAGGGAGTTCCTGCCGAGCATCTCCCCCGTCTTTTCGAGCGTTTCTATCGGGTAGATAAGGGACGCAGCCGCAAGATGGGTGGCACCGGTTTGGGTCTTGCTATCGTCAAGAATGCTGTTCTCCTACATGGCGGAACCATCCGGGTGAGCAATCAGCTGGAAGGCGGCTTGAAGTTTGAATTTACGCTTAAGAAATAA
- a CDS encoding RagB/SusD family nutrient uptake outer membrane protein, whose amino-acid sequence MKKNKLYIASVAFAALSLVTSCDSFLDKLPDDRAEVNTEEKVTSLLVSAYPTASSNLILEWSSDNYADNGKQYSTNQDIEQVYRFQPITAQTNDSPKSLWNGYYSAIAAANQALASIDEMGNPASLKAQRAEALLCRAYSMYRLATTFCMTYNPDNAEKCMGLPYPTKPETTVNPDYKRGTLKQLYEQIDADIEAALPDVSDDIYTQPKYHFNQKAAYAFAARFNLYYMNYDKVIKYADKVLGANPASLLRNYVPFMSLSNSEDMENRYISSSENANLLLMTAFSRIGRNISGNEARFCHNQNVGQYETIWAKMPWGSGSRNNTLYQSNLLFGNSRILIFPKMFEHFEFADKVAQTGYLHIVDAVFTTDETLLCRAEAYAMKKEYDNAVKDINTWIVSHTMTANGTAKRPTMTVESIKTFIESLPYAPVTPKSNLEHSIRKTFHPQGFTVEAGTQEDILQFILQMRRLETLYQGLRFLDIKRYGIEFSHDVDEESPIVFKAGDLRGAIQLPDDVIEAGLPANPREESNK is encoded by the coding sequence ATGAAAAAGAATAAATTATATATAGCATCGGTGGCTTTTGCGGCATTGTCATTGGTCACATCATGCGACAGCTTCCTGGACAAGTTGCCAGATGATCGTGCCGAGGTAAATACCGAGGAAAAGGTGACCTCTCTGCTTGTGTCTGCTTACCCAACTGCAAGCAGCAATCTGATATTGGAATGGAGCTCAGATAATTATGCAGACAATGGAAAGCAGTATAGTACCAATCAGGATATAGAGCAGGTTTATCGTTTTCAGCCAATTACAGCTCAAACCAATGATTCCCCAAAGAGTTTGTGGAATGGTTATTATTCTGCAATTGCAGCAGCCAATCAGGCTTTGGCTTCCATCGATGAGATGGGTAATCCAGCATCGCTAAAGGCGCAGAGAGCTGAGGCTTTGCTCTGTCGTGCCTATAGCATGTATCGTCTTGCTACAACTTTCTGTATGACTTATAATCCAGATAATGCAGAGAAGTGCATGGGACTTCCTTATCCAACAAAGCCTGAGACAACTGTAAACCCTGATTATAAGCGTGGTACACTGAAGCAACTTTATGAGCAGATTGATGCAGATATTGAGGCGGCCTTGCCTGATGTGAGCGATGATATCTATACCCAGCCTAAGTATCATTTCAATCAGAAGGCTGCGTATGCTTTTGCTGCTCGTTTCAACCTGTACTATATGAACTATGACAAAGTGATAAAATATGCTGACAAGGTGCTTGGAGCAAATCCAGCCTCTTTGTTGCGCAACTATGTGCCTTTTATGTCTTTGTCTAATTCAGAGGATATGGAGAATCGGTATATTTCTTCATCAGAGAATGCCAATCTCTTGTTGATGACGGCATTTAGTCGAATTGGTAGAAATATCAGTGGTAATGAAGCGCGTTTTTGTCACAATCAAAATGTAGGTCAGTATGAAACGATTTGGGCTAAGATGCCATGGGGAAGTGGATCCAGAAACAATACTCTCTACCAGTCAAACTTGTTGTTTGGCAATTCCCGTATTCTTATCTTCCCAAAGATGTTTGAACATTTTGAATTTGCTGATAAGGTGGCTCAAACTGGATATCTTCATATTGTAGATGCTGTGTTCACTACTGATGAAACCCTTCTTTGTCGTGCTGAGGCTTATGCCATGAAGAAGGAGTATGATAATGCGGTGAAAGATATCAATACTTGGATTGTGTCGCATACTATGACTGCGAATGGTACGGCAAAACGCCCAACAATGACAGTTGAAAGTATCAAGACTTTTATCGAAAGCTTGCCGTATGCACCTGTTACACCAAAATCCAATTTGGAGCATAGCATTCGTAAGACATTCCATCCACAGGGATTCACGGTTGAGGCTGGTACCCAAGAGGATATTTTGCAATTCATCTTACAGATGCGTCGACTGGAGACCCTGTATCAAGGTCTTCGTTTCCTTGACATCAAGCGCTATGGCATTGAGTTCAGCCATGATGTTGACGAAGAGTCTCCTATTGTATTCAAGGCTGGTGACTTGCGAGGAGCGATTCAATTGCCAGATGATGTAATTGAGGCAGGATTACCTGCAAATCCAAGAGAAGAGTCTAACAAATAA
- a CDS encoding zinc-binding metallopeptidase, translating to MKYIKLFILIASVSLFAACSDDSLDSKSIFDTQNKEEQNDFDKWLKTNYVDTYNIRFNYRYSDKETNNNYNLAPADFNKSKALAIMVKHIWLDAYKEVMGDQFMKTYSPRVMQLVGSAAYDSQSSIVMGTAEGGLKVTLYNVNIIDVDNPVIDSENPFVDKKKGTYDLNYWFFHTMNHEFCHILTQKKNYSTEFQTVSAGKYQTSGWVNVEDKEAPSMGFVSGYASGEYNEDFAEIFAQYVTHSEAAWQKILRAGIVYETDENGDYVLDANGNPIVKDASGYKAIIQKFNILKEYFANTWGMDITKLREVILRRTAEVKAMDLKTLK from the coding sequence ATGAAATATATAAAATTATTCATACTGATAGCGTCAGTCTCTCTGTTTGCTGCCTGCTCAGACGATAGTCTTGATTCTAAGAGTATTTTCGATACGCAGAATAAGGAAGAGCAGAATGACTTTGACAAGTGGCTCAAAACCAACTATGTGGATACCTATAATATCCGCTTTAACTATCGATATAGTGACAAGGAGACGAACAACAATTATAATCTTGCACCTGCCGATTTTAATAAGTCTAAGGCATTGGCTATTATGGTCAAGCATATTTGGCTGGATGCTTATAAGGAAGTGATGGGCGATCAGTTTATGAAGACCTATTCTCCTCGTGTGATGCAGTTGGTTGGCTCAGCAGCTTATGATTCTCAGTCTTCTATTGTGATGGGTACTGCTGAGGGTGGCTTGAAAGTAACTTTGTATAATGTAAATATTATCGATGTTGATAATCCAGTCATAGATTCAGAAAATCCTTTCGTTGACAAGAAAAAAGGTACATACGATCTGAATTACTGGTTCTTCCATACAATGAATCATGAGTTCTGTCATATTCTGACTCAGAAAAAGAATTATTCTACTGAGTTCCAGACAGTTTCTGCCGGCAAGTATCAGACTTCAGGTTGGGTGAATGTAGAGGATAAAGAAGCTCCATCCATGGGATTTGTATCCGGTTATGCCAGCGGTGAGTATAATGAGGACTTTGCTGAGATTTTTGCCCAATATGTAACCCATTCAGAAGCAGCATGGCAAAAAATACTGCGTGCAGGTATTGTATACGAAACAGATGAAAATGGCGATTATGTGCTTGATGCAAACGGCAATCCTATAGTGAAGGATGCAAGTGGCTATAAAGCTATTATTCAGAAATTTAACATTCTCAAGGAATATTTTGCCAACACTTGGGGCATGGATATTACCAAGCTTCGTGAAGTTATCTTGCGTCGTACGGCAGAAGTAAAGGCAATGGATTTAAAAACATTAAAGTAA
- a CDS encoding DUF4302 domain-containing protein, with translation MKKIYNILFTLIAVLAFTSCSNDIDEVFDKPSAERVNDAIAEYKTVLTSAENGWLMKYYPKANTKYGGYNLLLKFGTDGNVTAMSDALGADTKATSHYKLEQSASIVLSFDEYNKVIHFFSDPANPDGIGDNGKGMEGDLEFRVLTATADSVVMLGKKRGTKIVMTPMAKDADWTETINQIDDLEKEMQFPKYTCEVNDVKYVATSSYRTITFTSSNAEEGSTTEPYIVTDKGIEFYEPITLNGVTIKGFNYKGGDNYEFESTDAAVKMLGVVPPISEQVISGDWFFSVANMGSYTQAYWNAGNEEVSKHYSPCHFAAFTTSAFDGYAGHWGIFFNVAGYASFIDITPTIVDDDHISFACPGKFGANGQYFYSWGQRYMIYALTGDEGTHAANVAKTYKVELIKGTTKQPSSIKLTDESNPNNWFVLTTSMPESLF, from the coding sequence ATGAAAAAAATATATAACATATTATTTACGCTGATTGCGGTCTTGGCTTTCACATCTTGTTCTAACGACATAGATGAAGTGTTCGACAAACCTTCTGCGGAGCGAGTGAATGATGCAATAGCAGAGTATAAGACGGTTCTTACTTCTGCAGAGAATGGATGGCTGATGAAATATTATCCTAAGGCTAATACCAAGTATGGTGGATATAATCTGTTGTTGAAGTTTGGAACAGATGGAAATGTTACTGCCATGAGCGATGCTTTGGGTGCAGACACGAAAGCCACATCACATTATAAATTGGAGCAGAGTGCTAGTATCGTTCTGTCTTTTGATGAGTACAATAAGGTGATTCATTTCTTCTCCGATCCAGCTAACCCTGATGGTATTGGTGATAATGGTAAGGGTATGGAAGGTGACTTGGAGTTCCGGGTGCTTACCGCCACTGCTGATTCTGTAGTCATGCTTGGCAAGAAGCGTGGTACAAAAATAGTGATGACTCCTATGGCGAAGGATGCCGATTGGACTGAGACCATTAATCAGATAGATGATTTGGAGAAGGAGATGCAGTTTCCTAAATATACTTGCGAGGTAAATGATGTCAAGTATGTAGCTACATCAAGCTATCGTACCATTACTTTCACTAGTTCTAATGCCGAGGAAGGCTCTACAACGGAACCTTATATTGTTACAGACAAGGGCATTGAATTTTATGAGCCAATAACTCTTAATGGCGTTACTATCAAAGGCTTCAACTATAAAGGGGGCGATAACTATGAGTTTGAATCCACAGATGCCGCTGTAAAGATGTTGGGCGTTGTTCCTCCTATCAGTGAGCAGGTTATCAGTGGAGACTGGTTCTTCTCTGTAGCTAATATGGGTAGCTATACTCAGGCGTATTGGAATGCTGGTAACGAGGAGGTTTCTAAGCATTATTCTCCTTGCCATTTTGCTGCTTTTACCACTTCTGCGTTTGATGGCTATGCAGGACATTGGGGAATCTTTTTCAATGTGGCAGGCTATGCTTCGTTCATAGACATTACTCCTACTATCGTTGACGATGATCATATCTCATTTGCTTGTCCTGGCAAGTTTGGTGCGAATGGTCAGTATTTCTATAGTTGGGGTCAGAGGTATATGATTTATGCACTGACTGGTGATGAGGGAACTCATGCTGCCAACGTGGCCAAGACTTATAAAGTTGAGTTGATAAAGGGTACAACGAAACAGCCTTCTTCTATAAAGTTGACTGATGAGAGTAAT
- a CDS encoding helix-turn-helix domain-containing protein gives MKDKVNAIPSIGEIIKEELNKQGKTTVWLAEKLGCHRTNIYKVYGRATIDTGMLYHICQLLNIDLFKVYSDALRKRKKKNQDLN, from the coding sequence ATGAAAGATAAAGTAAATGCAATTCCCTCAATCGGTGAAATCATCAAAGAGGAATTAAACAAGCAAGGCAAGACCACAGTATGGCTTGCTGAAAAACTAGGCTGCCATCGTACTAATATATATAAGGTATACGGCAGAGCCACTATAGATACGGGTATGCTTTACCATATCTGTCAGTTGCTGAACATAGATTTGTTTAAGGTTTATTCAGACGCTTTGCGTAAACGCAAGAAAAAGAATCAAGATTTAAACTAA